The Anoplolepis gracilipes chromosome 5, ASM4749672v1, whole genome shotgun sequence region GCGTGTGCCAGACGGACGGCGCGGTATCAAAGGATATTTACCCTGTCAACAGCGTAGCTTTACGTGGCGGAGACGCCGCCAGGTCTATAAGGGGAGAACACATAGTATACTCACTCGTACCGAGATAATAGTAATGGGTATTATTACTTCGCTCTATTATTTTACGATCTAGCGCTTCCCGGGAATTGATACATTATCGTCGAGCCGAGCCGAAccgagccgagccgagccgagccgagccgaTTGACGAATGATTAAGAACGTAAATATatccatcattttttttcgacCCACTATCTATCCCcgttcaatatatatatatatacataaaaatatcgccgatgtaaaattatttaaatcacgaCGCTCGAATCGATAATTTTCgtggagatatatatatatatatatatataatttatataatttatataatgaaaaggGAGgggattaattaaatattcgatTAGAATCGATCCCGAGTTTTTGTCAAAGTGTAGCCTGCGCAAAGTTGTcgatcaatataaaaaaaaaaaaagtgacgGCTATTATACGCCTCGTTGAaaacttataataatgttGTGCAAGTTACGATGACAAAAACTAAAAACCGACGTAATCAGCTGATGTGACACGTGCGCGCTTATATTGACATATACTGTAATTAAAGAGTGAAATTGAACGGGTTTCCTCCTGAAATCGGCATGCACGCTTACTATTGTAAGCGAAACTCGATTACCGATCAATTACCGATTAATTAAATCGACATTTCAACCGTACACGTTGCATACCGAATCAAGTTACGCTTAATCGACGATACTTGGCTTCTGCCAGGAATACGAAAGTCCTTGCATAATCAAGCTATTGTAATTTCCTCGACTAAACTACGTTAAACTCATTAGATGCAATCGATCTCTCGAGTGAGATACAGACGCAGATTCCCTCATTCTCTCCTTCCAAATATCAATACTTAATTCTTACAAGTCAATGAAAGAAGATTCATTCAGTAGCaacgtttttttattcataaaaaagagTATGCCATTTTATTCTCATTGGCACCGTTACTCTTCAACTCTTAAAAGTCGACTCGGATCGAcatgaaaatttctttctcacgCGACAAAGtctgcattattatattatcatgtatataagttggaaatgaaaatgttatcgCATTAACATGCGCTACCTCATCATTCGTAGCGATACGACGCGCTTTCGCACCTGGTTTTATCGGCTCGACAAATATCCATCAGGTGAAACCATTCCTTTCAAAGCCCCCcctcaaataataaaacgcaGCCCTGGATTTCGAGTTTCTTCGCAAAAAGCTTACTCACCTGCATCTGCAGCCACGAGTAGTcgatggtggtggtggtggtggcagCGGTGACGGGCGCCGTCGAGGAGATCTGCTGCCAGCCATCCTGGGAGTTGCATCCGGCGAGGACAGCCGCGAGGGGCCCGTCGAGCTGGGCCCGATCGGGCACTATCTGATCGGCGGCGTACTGGGTGACGTAGGGCGGCTGTATCGTCGGCGGCTGAACGCCGACGGCGGAGGGTAGACCGGGCAGCGACGCCGAATGAGGGTGGTGATGCTGGACGACCCCCGTAGCGGCCGCGGCGGCACCGGCGGGCAAACAGCACACACTCGCGTCCATCCGTGgtggcggcgacggcggcgacgGAGAGTCGTAAAAGCGTAGCTGCTCCGGCTCCGGCTCCCGTGTCGTCGTCCTGCCGAGGATCAATCCTCGCGGCACCATCCAACCTGCGACCGCCGTAACCGTGATATCCGACGGCCGTGAGATCGATATCCAGTCTTCGCGAAAGAATCTAGGGTCTGGGGTCTTCTTCAGGTGGAGCGAAGCGAAGGCGGCGATATCATCTTTCGCGATCGACTGATTCGAATCATCCCCGGGTCGTCTTCCGTCACGGCATCCGAATCACCATCCAATCCGcgagcgttttttttttttttttttttttttttggtgcGTCCTGATGGAAGAGGCGATTCTATCCCTTCGATTATGTCCTTCCTTCAGAGATTTTAGACTCGTTTCCTCTGTTCGGGATAAACCGAGGTAGAAAAACACTAATACTATCCTCCGCGGCAACCGGATGATTTCACGATATCGACAGTCACGTACATCGGAATCGCGCTGACGTCCCGCGCGTCGAGTTTAGCGAGTTCCGTACGCGAAACACTATCCCGCACCAGGAGGCTGCAGAGGGCTCCTCGAATGTCGCTGCAAACATTGCGTCCTGCGAGAAACAGATTCATTAAGTGATTAGTCCGAATCGTTTATCATCATCGCCAGGCACGTCGAAAAGCACTAACGCGAACAAGAAGAAGCATTCGAGTTTGAGTCATCAACGATATTCTTCGAGTTCTCGCGACAACGTGATTCCTAAACGAAAACATTGATGAGTCCGAAGCTATCCCGATCAACTCGATGGCTTTTCGCGCACTATTCGACGTGCACGAttacgtttaaatttttctgttataaaataatgttttctccAACTATTCGGCATCGTAACTTGTCAGTACCGTTTTGTACTTGGAcaaattttcttctcttcttacAAACGGCCACTTGTCGAGAACACTTTCGTTGACCTTGCTGGCTAAATGACACTCGCGACAGATCCCACGTACAGATCGTTTTCAGCGTTAACATATCGCGCACAAGACGCGAAAGAAGGAAGGCGCTCCCGCGGGAAGGTTAaaaagcgcgcgcgcgcgcacgcgagcGATCGAGTGCTGATCGCTGGTCGCTGCTCGGCCGCCACGGGATCCGCGAAATGACGTTTCTTCCACGGTGACAGCGCGCACTCCCGTTAACGCGttgacgcgcgcgcgtgtccGGACGACCACGAGGACGAGGGCGGAGAAAGGgtgggggagggagagagagagagagagcgatggagatggagagaaagagagcacaAGACTTACGAGGCGAGGGTGGTGGCACCGGTGGTGGTGGTGACAGcgatggtggtggtggtggcggcggcggcggcggcgatggTGGTGGAAACGATACGGTGGATACCGAGGGTGACGGGTGACGGGTGACGGACGAAACTGGCGCGCGCAACTCTTTCACTGTCGTTCACATCGCGCCGTATACCGTCCATGTCACGTACGCGCATGCGTGAATGCGTGTCGTCAAGGCAACGGTTCCAGAGTAACTGCCTGGCGAACGCAGACGCAGCCCTCCGCGGCAAGCGTGTCGCGTTCTCTTTTGCGCGttttctcactctctctctctctctctttctctctctctctctccctcccacCCTTCCATTTAGTCTGTCTCGCTCATTCCCGGTCTCGTGTGCCTGGCTCACGCCCCGGGCGCGACCGATTCGAGCGGTCTAGGCGGCCATCGAGCGCACGCCCCCGTCCCGACACCGAGTGCTcgcctctccttctctctttctctctctctctctctttccatcGTGCGCCAGTCGCTCTCTCTTTTCGCGGTTCGTTCGTTCATTctgtccctctctctctctctctctctctctctctcccattCCGCggcatattcatatacatagtgtgtgtatacatacactTTTCCCTCTACCCCGTAAGTTTCCTCAGTCCCTACTCGCTCACCTTCAGTCTCTTACAATTTCGCTGTCTCGATCGAACGCACGTCCAACGAATCGTCGCGTCCTTTTCCCACCGCATCTcacatgcatatacatatagatacgAGTCGAACGCCGCCCGCGCGTCTCGACAGGCGCGATTATCGACGTGAGCTAGCGTGAGGGACAGGAGGgactcttcctctctctctctctctctctctctcctacCCTCCTCCGACTTTGGCACACTTCTCTCGACGTTTCTTCTCCCCCTTCCCACCACTTTCCCCGCCCTTCCTTACGTCGTACCTCCCGCGCACTTACTTTCTTCCATCGCGTCGAGTCCTTCGGCGAATCATCCCTCGCGTATTACCATTTACCGCCGCCTTTTCTCACCCTTTCGACGTGTAATGCCGACGAGACAAATCGCGCAAATTAAGGGAGCCAACGCGAATCGAGAAACGCGCGTATCAACTTTACGATATGCGCAAATTTTATGACGTATAGAAAATGTATGTGAGatgatataaaagtaaaatgtataaCAGGTTCGATCACGTAACTTTCTCTCCAATTAGGATAAGAAAGCTGTGGAGTGAAAATTTTCGCGTCGATTGACAGAAATCGCTCATCATTTGAAGCGGAGAGGGATTCATTCAAGAAGcaatgagaaaatttaaatggaaaattataCACGCCACGTAGCTGGGATTCTTGTATCTATTGATTTCTCGgacacatttcttttttttaaattatatatccaaAACGTCAAGCGACGTAATAATTTTACCATGTTCATCAATAATTTcgttcattaattatttcgcCAACAATTTTGACGAAAATCGATCATTTCGAAAACGATTTATAATctgaatatttgtaaaaacgAAGAACGTGAAAAACAGGTACGAGAGTATTATCGAAACTTCCATGATAGTTAACGAGCTTCGCGACGTCCGCGTTGATCGATCGCGACTCAATTTGTCTTGAATGCGACTCTTCCCGCGATATATTCGCGCGGTCGTACACAACACAGAGAAGCATGCATCTCCACGCCGCTCTTTCTCCCTCCCGCTCGTTCCCTCCACCCCCTACCTTTGATCCGCGACGAGGCAGAAAGGTTCCCTTTCTCTTTAGATTGTGAAACGATTTTCTATCGCGGCGCTTTAACTCTGGCGCAGCGcggatttattatatatgcaatggGTTACGCAAATTACGACAAAGTGCAAATATTTCACATGACCTGCACCTGCGTGCATGACTCCCCTTTCTACACGTGATCGTTTAACCAGGCACGTGAACCAGGCATCGTGACGTGcgcaaaagtatatatatatatatatatatttatatacacatgtatgtaaATCGCTGTCGAAATTCCAACGAGCTTCCTGGAACCAGGAATCCCtcgtaatatatgtaacacaGCGCGAATTACATTCTTTGAGTGACGTTTCCTGGGAAACGAATTACCGCGAGGAACGAGATAATGAACACAAAAGTGGCTACGAGTTTCGGAAATACTCATTTCTCGTCTCTAAAAAGCGCTTACAAACGCGTTTAGCTACCGTATAACCGTAAACacttaatattgcataaatgtCTATTTTAATCGCGGACTTgttatgcaaatttaaaattattgcaaggataatgaaaaatgttaattacaaattgtaGTGTACAATACAAATGCTCGGATCTTTTtgtactatataatttttttacaatacgtGGGttcctaataaaaaataattatgagacAATATGCAtttgtacgaaaaaaaaaaaaacaaaaaaaaaaaaaacaaaattacatttattaatacataaatttgaaaaaaattaatttaaaaagatctattatatttttacctaTAGATGGGAAATGACCAGGCTTGCATGATAAAATGCAATGACGTGTATCGGTAGAATATACCAACGTCAAGTTTAGGGTTAAAAAGCTCCAAGTTGGGTTAAGAACCGAACCGGTTACCAGTGAGCGAACGCGCGCGCGAATGACGAGCACGGCTGATCGGCAGAATTTAGCCGCGAGACGCGGAGTACAcagtgcgcgcgcgcacgcttCCCCCTCCCGCTCCGCGGAAGCGAAGCGACTTATGAATGGGAGTAGTACTCGCCCATTGGTCGCGTCCGACAGCCAATGGCTGCCAGCCCGCGCTTGCAATCGGGCGCGCGGCAAGTGAAGCGAAGCGACCGTATTCATAAATAtgcgtatacacacacatctgGTGTACGTCGATGTTCCCGCGAGAAGATCGAAACGAGATATTGAAGCAAATCAACCGGATCCTATTAATACTGTGTGCgctattatcaatttattgacaaaaattattaatcgtgAGATCGCTTCAAATTGTAACTCAACTCCGAGATCTTTAAATTAATGCTTAAATAGCGCttactattattatcaatttggGTATTtgtatctaattattatacgcGTTCAATGTTGACCAAATTCAGCAACCCTATCAGCACACATGCTCAAAAGATGCCCATCAGAGGTTCacaagatattaaaatctGTTTTAACATCCTATGGATCTtctataaacatcttttgaacatgtgtaCTGATAGGGAATCTACAATTGTAATTCCGACAAGGAATTTCACGCGAATGATGACAGATGACGTAAAGaacaaagtattaattttagcTAGCATTAAGATCACAATTTGACGAGACAAGATAgtaatttcaatttcttcgCGACGATGAATACATCGCTTAATGACAAGAGGGCGGTAAAGATAATTGCCGAGCACGAGCGAGACCTAGAGCGAGCAATACGCGCGAAGAAATGTAACGACTTCGTAGACGTTGTTGCAAATCTGTTCGCAGATTGTGCGGATAGAAGGGTAGAGTACAATATTGCTTGTATGACAAATACCAAACGGCAATTATTGGCTAACTTATGGAAAGTATAGGGAACGACATGCGGCGACCGCTCTTATGACAAAGAAGTGAGCGCAGTTTTATCCTGGGTACGTCAAGGTGACGACGCGGCGGGGATGACACCATATCCCGATGAAGACGAGAACGCGTGCATGCGATATtacatatcattatattacagATACACTGTGCCGCTTTGTGAGCAACCGCCTCGCGCGAGCTGCGTTTACGCGCATTTACAGACTGGCGTCATCTATCAATTAGCCGGCTCATAGCCGTCTCTTTCTGCTATCTCACAGTATCTCGCGATTGTGACTCAATTCTAAGCAGCGATGCACGAATTACGTCTCATATTTCCATCTAAACTCGTGAATCATTCAACACGTATTGCTTAGATAGTGAGAATGCGAGTTGAAATCGTCACCTGACATCTAATCGTTATGTCGATATCTATTATTGCGGACGTGATTCATATcggttattttattcatatatttttaataagatatcaacgtttttaaattctgttcacataattcaaattttaatctacttatatacacacaatattCATAATGCACAGTAATGGAAAATATTCCAAATTTTagcgatttttaattttaacccCACGTGTCACCATATTTAGTTTTCTCCTGTATCGGTGAAGTGCTGCTTGCTGGAACCTGTTGGGCTGTCTCGTTCGTTAATGGAGGTCTTTCTGGCTTCCTAGGAGTATACCATtgcttatttttcttgtaaaactCATCTCTATTTTTATGCCTCAATTCGTCATAACTGACGcctttttgcaaatttatcgGTTCAGTTAGATCCGTATCTTCGGAGACGTGAAAGTCACCTATGAACATAATTTACATAGTTATCATTAGATTAGTCATGTAAAAGATTTGATGATAGTTTTTACAAAACTCACTGCTATCGTTAAAACTAGAATATGTGTCAAGTGCATTCATCGACGGATAATCGTCGAATGTTATTCCTGTAGATGGTTCTGGCAAACTCTGACTTTCAGTTTGCACATCCAACGGTTGAAAATCTTGGTACGTCATCTCTCTATAAACAAAGACGAATGAGATCCGTTTTGACAGGagatataaatcaattaaattgtatagaaATGATACCTCATAGGTTTATTTCCATAATAGCCAGCTTCTATTAATCTATCCCTGAGAGTACTGTTTGGTAAAGAAGCGACTTTCGCTAAGCATATCTGGGAAGTGGCCATCCTGCCTGTTACCAGACCAAAGAAACCTCCAATTATAGCCGCATATTTCGCTCGAGCGTGAAACGGAGTTATTCTAAGCGATCCATACCCAATGGCTGCGCCGACAAGTGCTGGCATTATGACACTTGAGCTTCTCACGCATGTCTGCCAGGCTTTTGCCTCCTCTGGTGTCAACTCCACTCTCTACAATTTATATTGggtttaatttatctaatagctatatcttttttttttgaagtgtgtattttatatatatatatatatatatataattatacaaatatataattaattatacatctggatatagataaattaaatagataaaatttgcttcgtttctttatttttgtcagCATCGAGTATGTATTATTACCTACATTTCATTTAActtacatgtaaataaataagagtACTTGGTTCCTAACCTGTATTTGTTGATACTTTGCATAATCGGGTTGCTGTACATCCGTCACGGTAGTCGTCATGATTTGTAAGTATTCCAACGtactttattttcatcaaacgCGAAAACTTTGCGCTTCGTAACAGATATTAACTATTGTAAGCACTCAAATTGCGATTCAAATGATACACAACGAGATAACAGGTAACCTATGTGCGAATAACCGATAACCGGGCATAATGGCGGCGCGAAATGAGATGTCAGCGCCATCTGTGACTTACCACGAGAAACAAATAGAACGACAAGTTTTGAGTTTCCAATCGATTAATCGGTAAAGACGAATCGACCCCGGTCGCGAAAGTAGACGTTATATTTcacaatgtataataatatatgaatatgtaattttatacccTAATATGTCATCATACTCATAAATGCAAGAAAATTGTCATCAGTGACAATGACAGTAGTGATGACTCTATTATTGTACAAACTTTGAAGGAAGGGAAGATACATGTATGTAAGTAAGGATGGATGATCTTGAttgttattgatatattttaaaatttcttccagagttaaaatttatttaataaagtaacgAAAACTTTTACTTAcctaatcttttttaaatatattttatgtaaataaatataatgaaaagttATGATGATATAACTGAATAGatatatatcaacatgtacaaaattatttatatataaaacaataattttatgtaattttcagaaataataattgtattattattttagagatttattaacaaaaggAAAAGTAGTAGCAATGATGCCTGTGATTAGACAACAAAACCATGCAAGTATTATAActctattacatttttatacaaatatttaattaaatttattataataattatttttattgaaattattctaTTGCAGAGAGTTGGTAGTTAGGATGAAT contains the following coding sequences:
- the LOC140666223 gene encoding OCIA domain-containing protein 1-like, with the translated sequence MTTTVTDVQQPDYAKYQQIQRVELTPEEAKAWQTCVRSSSVIMPALVGAAIGYGSLRITPFHARAKYAAIIGGFFGLVTGRMATSQICLAKVASLPNSTLRDRLIEAGYYGNKPMREMTYQDFQPLDVQTESQSLPEPSTGITFDDYPSMNALDTYSSFNDSSDFHVSEDTDLTEPINLQKGVSYDELRHKNRDEFYKKNKQWYTPRKPERPPLTNETAQQVPASSTSPIQEKTKYGDTWG